Below is a window of Streptomyces sp. NBC_01429 DNA.
TCGGCGAGCGAGGAGTAGCCCTGCTCGCCGTGCACCGTCTGCGCGCTCGGATGCACCGGTACGACGCGCTTGCCGTACCGCTGGAGCACGGCGGCGACCCCGTACGCCGCCCGCGAGCGGTTGGCCGACAGTCCCACCACCGCCCAGGTGTCTCCCGTACCGGTGAGGAGGGAACGGACCGTGTCGTCGTCCGCGAAGGCGCCTGTGTCTGCGTACATGCCAGGAGAACGGCCCGCACGCCCCGGCCATTCCCGCGCCCGGACCCCGCATAGGGTGGCCGGATGCAGGAGCAGTACCGCACCGTCGCCCACCAGGGAATTCACGAGACCGAGATCAACCGGTCCCGCTTCATCTGCGCGCTGGCGCCCGTCGCGACGGAACCGGCGGCGCGGGAGTTCGTCGCCCGCGTCCGCGCGGAGCATCCGGCGGCCTCCCACAACTGCTTCGCCTATGTGATCGGCGCCGACGCCTCCGTACAGAGGGCGAGCGACGACGGCGAGCCGGGCGGCACCGCGGGAGCGCCGATGCTCCAGATGCTGCTGCGCCGCGAGATGCGCTACACCGCCGCGGTCGTCACCCGCTACTACGGCGGGGTCAAGCTCGGCGCGGGCGGTCTGATCAGGGCGTACGGCGGGGTGGTCGGCGAGGCGCTGGACGCGCTCGGCACCCTGACCCGCCAGCGCTTCCGGCTCGCCACCGTCACCGTCGACCACGCCCGCGCCGGCCGGCTGGAGAACGAGCTGCGCGCCACGGGACGCGCGGTGCGCGAGGTGCGGTACGGGGAGGCCGTGACGATCGACCTCGGGCTGCCGGACGCGGAGGTGGCGGAGTTCCGGGCCTGGCTGGCGGACAGTACGGCGGGGACGGCGCGGCTGGAGCTGGGCGGCGAGGCGTTCGCCTGAGGGACCGGCGGCGGGACCCGGACGCCGTTGCTGTCGGGGCGCCCGGTTAGCGTGGGGCCTTCGACCACTGGGGGAGAGCTTGAGGATTCTGCACACGTCGGACTGGCATCTGGGGCGCTCGTTCCACCGCGTCAGCCTGCTCGACGCCCAGGCCGCCTTCCTCGACCACCTGGTGGCCACGGTCCGGGAGCGGGAGGTGGACGTGGTGCTGGTCGCGGGGGACGTCTACGACCGCGCCGTACCGCCGCTCAGCGCCGTGGAGCTGTTCGACCGGGCGCTGCACCGGCTGGCCGCGGCCGGGGTGCCGACCGTGATGATCTCCGGCAACCACGACTCGGCCCGCCGGCTCGGCGTCGGCGCCGGGCTCATCGGCCGCGCCGGAATCCATCTGCGGACCGACCCGGCCGACTGCGCGGAGCCCGTGGTGCTGGCCGACGGCCACGGCGAGGTCGCCTTCTACGGGCTGCCGTATCTCGAACCGGCCCTGGTGCGGGACGAGTTCAAGGCGCCGAAGGCCGGGCACGAGGCGGTGCTCGGCGCCGCGATGGAGCGGGTACGGGCGGATCTCGCGGACCGGCCCGCCGGGACGCGCTCCGTGGTGCTCGCGCACGCCTTCGTCGCGGGCGGCGAGCCGAGCGACAGCGAGCGGGACATCACGGTCGGCGGCGTCGCCTCCGTACCGGCCGGGGTCTTCGACGCTGTGGACTACGTCGCCCTGGGGCATCTGCACGGCGCGCAGGCGGTGACGGACCGCGTGCGCTACTCGGGCTCCCCGCTCGCCTACTCGTTCTCGGAGACGGCACACCGCAAGACCATGTGGCTGGTGGAGCTGGGGGCGTCCGGCGCGATCGAGGCCGAGCGGATCGACTGCCCGGTGCCCCGCGCCCTGGCCAGGATCCGGGGGCGGCTGGACGACCTGCTGGCCGACCCGGGGCTGGCGCGCCACGAGGAGTCGTGGGTCGAGGCCACGCTCACCGACCCGGCCCGCCCGCACGAGCCGATGGCGCGGCTGGCGGAGCGCTTCCCGCACGCGCTCAGCCTGGTCTTCGACCCGGAGCGCGGGGACGACGACCCGCTCGCCTCGTACGCCCGGCGGCTGGCGGGCCGCACCGACCAGCAGATCGCGGAGGACTTCGTGGCGCATGTACGCGGCGGACCGGGTCCCGACGAGGGGGAGCGTGCCGTGCTGCGCGCCGCTCTCGACGCGGTACGGGTCGACGCGACGGTGCGCGAGGTGACCCCGTGAGGCTGCACCGGCTGGCCCTCACCGCCTTCGGGCCCTTCGCCACCGCGCAGGAGGTGGATTTCGACGCGCTCTCGGGCGCCGGGCTCTTTCTGCTGCACGGCCCGACCGGCGCCGGGAAGACCTCGGTGCTCGACGCGGTCTGCTACGCGCTGTACGGCTCGGTCCCCGGCGCCCGCCAGAGCCCGGGAGTGACGCTGCGCAGCGACTACGCCGCGCCCGGCACCGCCACCGAGGTCACCCTCGAACTGACCGTCGGCGGAAGGCGGCTGGAGTTCACCCGGCGGCCCGCGCAGTCGCGGCCCAAGAAGAAGGGCACCGGCCTCACCACCGAGAAGGCGCGGAGCGAGCTGCGCGAGTACGACGCGTCCAGCGGCGGCTGGAAGGCCCTGAGCCGCTCCCACCAGGAGATCGGCGAGGAGGTCAAGCAGCTGCTGGGCATGACCCAGGAGCAGTTCTGCCAGGTCGTGCTCCTGCCGCAGGGCGACTTCGCGCGCTTTCTGCGCGCCGACGCGGAGGCGCGCGGCAAGCTGCTCGGCAGGCTCTTCGACACCCGCAGGTTCGCGGCGGTCGAGGAGCGGCTCGCCGAGCTGCGCCGCGCCGCCGAGCAGCGGGTGCGCGCCGGGGACGAGCGGCTCCTCGCCGTCGCCCAGCGCATCGCGCAGGCGGCGGGCGACGGTGTGGCGGGCGCCGGCTCGGACGCGCCGCCGCCGGAGGGCAGGCCCGGCGACGTGGGGCTCGCGCCCGCCGTGCTGGAGTGGGCCGCGCTCGCCCGTTCCGCCGCCCGGGAGCGGGCCGACATCGCGGCCTCGGCGCTGACGGCCGCCGAGCGCCGGGAGGCCGCCGCGCGCAGCGCGCTGGACGCCGCGCGGGAACTCGCGGCGGCGCAGCAGCGGTTCGCGCAGACGCTGCGCCGCGAGGCGGAGCTCGAAGCCCGTCGCCCCGAACACGACCTGGCCGAGGCGTCGTTGCGCGGCGCCCACCGCGCGGAGCTGGTCGCGCCCGCGCTCTCGCTGCGCGACGAGGCGGACCGGGCGCACCGGGACGCGGCCCGCGCGTACGAGTCGGCGCGCGCGCTCCTCCCGCCGGGCTCCGCCGAGGCAGGGGCCGGGCAACTCGCCTCGCTGGAAAGGGCGTTGCGCCAGGAGCTGGGCGCGCTCGACGCGGCCGGACGCGACGAGGAGCGCGACGCGGCGATCACCGCCGAGCGCGCGGCGCTGGACCGGCAGGCGCGGGCCGACGAGGAGATCCTCGCGGAGACGCGGGGCGGTCCGGCCGACTGGGAGTCCGAACGCCGTGCGCTCCAGGGCCGGGTCGAGGCGTCCCAGGAGGCGGCGGCCCGCGCCGAACGGCTGGCCGGACAGCTCGAACCCGCCGTGCAGCGCCTGGCCGCCGCCCGGCGGCGTGACACGCTCGACGAGGCGCTGACGGCCGCGCGCCACCGGCTGACCGACACCGGGACCCGCGCGGGAGAGGCCCGGGAGACCTGGCTCGACCTGCGGGAGGAGCGGCTGCGCGGCATGGCCGCCGAGCTGGCCGCCCGGCTGGTCGACGGCGCCCCCTGCGACGTGTGCGGCTCCGCCGACCATCCCGCGCCCGCGCGGCCGGCCGAGGGCCAGGTGGACTCCGCAGCCGAGGACGCGGCGCTGACGGAGTATCAGCGGGCCGACGCGGTAAGGGAAGAGGCGGAGCGCGCGCACGCGGCGCTGCGCGAGCGGTGCGCGACGGCCCGCGCCCAGGCCGGTGACGCGACGGTCGCCGAACTCGCCGCGCTCGTAGGGCGGCTGGAGGGCGAACACGCCGAGGCGCGCCGTACCGCCGCCGGCACGCACGCCGCCCTGGAGGCGCTCGCCCACGCCGAGCGCG
It encodes the following:
- a CDS encoding YigZ family protein; this translates as MQEQYRTVAHQGIHETEINRSRFICALAPVATEPAAREFVARVRAEHPAASHNCFAYVIGADASVQRASDDGEPGGTAGAPMLQMLLRREMRYTAAVVTRYYGGVKLGAGGLIRAYGGVVGEALDALGTLTRQRFRLATVTVDHARAGRLENELRATGRAVREVRYGEAVTIDLGLPDAEVAEFRAWLADSTAGTARLELGGEAFA
- a CDS encoding exonuclease SbcCD subunit D, with protein sequence MRILHTSDWHLGRSFHRVSLLDAQAAFLDHLVATVREREVDVVLVAGDVYDRAVPPLSAVELFDRALHRLAAAGVPTVMISGNHDSARRLGVGAGLIGRAGIHLRTDPADCAEPVVLADGHGEVAFYGLPYLEPALVRDEFKAPKAGHEAVLGAAMERVRADLADRPAGTRSVVLAHAFVAGGEPSDSERDITVGGVASVPAGVFDAVDYVALGHLHGAQAVTDRVRYSGSPLAYSFSETAHRKTMWLVELGASGAIEAERIDCPVPRALARIRGRLDDLLADPGLARHEESWVEATLTDPARPHEPMARLAERFPHALSLVFDPERGDDDPLASYARRLAGRTDQQIAEDFVAHVRGGPGPDEGERAVLRAALDAVRVDATVREVTP
- a CDS encoding CoA-binding protein, translating into MYADTGAFADDDTVRSLLTGTGDTWAVVGLSANRSRAAYGVAAVLQRYGKRVVPVHPSAQTVHGEQGYSSLAEIPFPVDVVDVFVNSALAGAVADEAVEIGAKGVWFQLGVVDEKAYERTRAAGLAMVMDRCPAIEIPRLGS
- a CDS encoding SMC family ATPase, translated to MRLHRLALTAFGPFATAQEVDFDALSGAGLFLLHGPTGAGKTSVLDAVCYALYGSVPGARQSPGVTLRSDYAAPGTATEVTLELTVGGRRLEFTRRPAQSRPKKKGTGLTTEKARSELREYDASSGGWKALSRSHQEIGEEVKQLLGMTQEQFCQVVLLPQGDFARFLRADAEARGKLLGRLFDTRRFAAVEERLAELRRAAEQRVRAGDERLLAVAQRIAQAAGDGVAGAGSDAPPPEGRPGDVGLAPAVLEWAALARSAARERADIAASALTAAERREAAARSALDAARELAAAQQRFAQTLRREAELEARRPEHDLAEASLRGAHRAELVAPALSLRDEADRAHRDAARAYESARALLPPGSAEAGAGQLASLERALRQELGALDAAGRDEERDAAITAERAALDRQARADEEILAETRGGPADWESERRALQGRVEASQEAAARAERLAGQLEPAVQRLAAARRRDTLDEALTAARHRLTDTGTRAGEARETWLDLREERLRGMAAELAARLVDGAPCDVCGSADHPAPARPAEGQVDSAAEDAALTEYQRADAVREEAERAHAALRERCATARAQAGDATVAELAALVGRLEGEHAEARRTAAGTHAALEALAHAEREHRERLAARHEAERRVAARTSRCEALESEQDALRAGLTRARGEAASVAERRRELAALAGRIAGAVECVRAVETTALRLKEADDRLASAAFRAGFDTPRAAAGALLTEAARSAAQRLVDVWQREAHALAERRGEPEARDAAARPPADTAGAYEAHRAAEHALRAAASAAATARERGAELLRLSRRAEAEVRALGPLREEYDRVARLAALTAGTSTENERRMRLESYVLAARLEQVAAAATVRLRRMSSGRYGLVHSDARAGGRARSGLGLQVVDAWTGRERDTATLSGGETFFASLALALGLADVVTDEAGGVRLDTLFIDEGFGSLDEQALDEVLDVLDSLRERDRSVGIVSHVADLRRRIPAQLEIVKDRRGSLVRPRLGPPAR